Proteins co-encoded in one Candidatus Coatesbacteria bacterium genomic window:
- a CDS encoding serine hydrolase, with translation MSPRKKNPLAYLLPVVALTVTLLGVLGAEDPGPLLTTAKPADVGMDPERLDRVDGLIEELIDAGRMPGAVLLVARRGAIVKRAAYGWAELEPERRPMAPDTLFDLASLTKVVATSTAVMMLVERGEFRLDQPVSYYLPAFAEKGKADITIRQLLTHQSGLPAWRDFSKTATDSDSVVDEICAIEPKYAPGVRYLYSDLNMIILGELIRRIDGRTLDEFCSAEIFAPLGMRRTGFNPAPELAATAAATTESAERPEVPEGTMLVGRVHDENAALMGGIAGHAGLFSTADDLAVFAQMMLSGGVYGETRLLSPVTVETMTAQHLQVNSTVRRGLGWDLHSSEYCTAGDLLSLESYGHTGFTGTSLWIDPAHELVIILLTNRVHPDGRSRAFNEVRARVHNVVAASIVD, from the coding sequence ATGAGCCCGCGCAAGAAGAATCCCCTGGCCTACCTGCTGCCCGTCGTCGCCCTGACCGTCACCCTCCTCGGCGTTCTGGGGGCCGAGGATCCCGGACCCCTGCTGACCACAGCCAAACCGGCCGACGTCGGGATGGACCCCGAACGGCTGGATCGCGTCGACGGCCTGATCGAGGAGCTGATCGACGCCGGGCGGATGCCCGGAGCCGTGCTACTGGTGGCCCGGCGCGGGGCGATCGTCAAGCGCGCGGCCTACGGCTGGGCCGAGCTGGAGCCGGAGCGCCGGCCGATGGCGCCGGACACCCTGTTCGACCTGGCCAGCCTGACCAAGGTCGTGGCCACCTCGACGGCGGTGATGATGCTGGTGGAGCGCGGCGAGTTCCGCCTCGACCAGCCCGTCTCCTACTACCTGCCGGCCTTCGCCGAGAAAGGCAAGGCCGACATCACCATCCGCCAGCTGCTGACCCACCAGAGCGGTCTGCCGGCCTGGCGCGACTTCAGCAAGACGGCCACGGACTCCGACAGCGTCGTCGACGAGATCTGCGCCATCGAGCCCAAGTACGCCCCCGGTGTACGCTACCTCTACAGCGACCTGAACATGATCATCCTCGGCGAGCTCATCCGCCGCATCGACGGCCGGACCCTGGACGAGTTCTGCAGCGCAGAGATCTTCGCCCCCCTGGGGATGCGACGGACGGGCTTCAACCCGGCGCCGGAACTGGCCGCCACCGCCGCCGCCACCACGGAATCCGCCGAGCGGCCGGAGGTCCCCGAAGGCACCATGCTCGTCGGTCGGGTCCATGACGAGAACGCCGCCCTGATGGGCGGCATCGCGGGTCACGCCGGTTTGTTCTCCACGGCCGACGACCTGGCCGTCTTCGCCCAGATGATGCTTTCCGGCGGCGTCTACGGCGAAACACGCCTGCTGTCGCCGGTGACCGTGGAGACGATGACGGCCCAGCACCTGCAGGTCAATTCGACGGTCCGCCGCGGCCTGGGCTGGGACCTGCATTCCAGCGAGTACTGCACCGCCGGCGACCTGCTGAGCCTGGAGTCCTACGGCCACACCGGCTTCACCGGCACCAGCCTGTGGATCGACCCGGCCCACGAGCTGGTCATCATCCTGCTGACCAACCGGGTCCACCCCGACGGCCGCTCCCGGGCCTTCAACGAGGTCCGGGCCCGGGTGCACAACGTCGTCGCCGCCAGCATCGTCGACTAA